GCAGTGTCCTTTGGCATCACACTGGCGCTTGATCTTCAGGGCATCCGGTTTTCAACGATCTACCTGATCGTGACCGCAGGGGTGTTTGGATATTTTCTTTACTTTCTGCAGGAGCGGAAAGGGGCGGCATCATGATATACATCTCTCTGTTTCTGGCATTTTTTAAGATTGGAATGTTTGCATTTGGCGGGGCGTACGGGGCAGTACCGCTCATTCAGGAGAGTGTGCTGGCCCATGGGTGGATGGACGAAGCCATGTTTTCCAATATCGTAGCGATCAGCGAATCCACGCCGGGACCGATCATGGTCAACACCGCAACGTATATCGGGAACAGCCAGGCGGGGATACCGGGCGCTGCCGTTGCTACGCTGGGGGTAGTGCTGCCGTCATTTTTAATCATTCTGGTGATCACATCGATGCTGCATGGATTTCTGAAGAACCGGATCGTACAGGCAGTCTTAAAAGGTGTAAAACCATGTCTGATGGGAATCATCCTCGCAACAGGTGTTTTTATGGTGATAAAAGCTGTTTTTCCGGCAGTCGGGATTCCGAGCGTGGACTGGAAGGCGTGTGCCATCGTCATTTTTCTGGCAGCAGCGGCAGGAGTCAGCCGGTGTGTCAGCAGACGGGAAATATCCCCTGTTTTGCTGATCGTTTTTGCGGGTGTTTTGGGAACCTTGCTGTATTGAGCGGAGGAGACTATATGAAGGTTTACAGTTGGAAGACATTATTGGTGACGGTACTGGCAGGAGGGGCGGGTATTATCTTTTCAGTGTATGGAATGATCCAGGGGCAGATATTGAGCTATTTATGGCTTGTGATTTTTATATATTTTGTATGGAAGGGGATGCATGCCGCTTTAACTGACGAGGGTTACAAAAAGGATATGGAAAATTCTGAGAAGGGGAAACGGGTATACCAGGAGCTGTTCGGGAGATTTGCTCCCATTGCTCCATATGGAGCGCTTTTTTGTTTTCTGGCAGCCGCCATACTGGTCCGTCTGTTTCCGGACCGGATATGGATTGGCATGTGTTTTATCTTTGCGGCGCCGGTTTATCAGTTTTGGCTGACCAGAAAAGTAGGAAAGGAAATGGATAAGCATGAATGACAGAATACCATGGGGATTTTCTTAGGAGGAGATGAAATGTCTGGATTTATCATATGGGCGGCAGCCGGGATTGTGATAATCGGTTTTGGGGTTTTTTCTTTCTGTTTAAGGAAACCGGTGGGATTCTGGGCTAATGCAAGGATGTTTGAGGTGTCGGATTGTAAGAAATATAATGGTGCCATGGGTAAGCTATTCTGCGTGTATGGAATTGTTTTCATTGTGCTGGGGCTGCCTTTGCTTGAGGGGCAGGGTTCCCCGCTTGTGATGTTTTCGGTAATAGGTGTGATGATAGAAACGATTGTGGCTATGGCAGTTTATACCCTGGTCATAGAAGAAAAGTACCGGAAAAAGCAATGATGATTAAAAATGGGAGGTAAATGGAGTATGTGGATATTATTTGCATTGTTGTCTGCCATATTTGCGGCGCTGACCTCAATTCTGGCAAAGGTGGGAATTGAGGGAGTGAATTCCAATCTGGCAACGGCGGTCAGGACTGTGGTGGTCGTCATTATGGCGTGGGGGATGGTATTTCTGACCAATACCCAGAGCGGTATCTCTGAGATCAGTAAGAAGAGCTGGATCTTCCTGATCCTGTCGGGACTGGCAACAGGTGCGTCATGGATGTGCTACTACCGGGCTCTGCAGATGGGGGATGCCTCCAAGGTGGTGCCGATCGATAAGCTTAGTGTCATTATCACACTGGTGCTTGCTTTTGTTTTTTTGCATGAGGAGTTTACGGCAAAATCATTGATCGGATGCGTGCTGATCGGTGTTGGGACTCTGGTCATGGTCCTGTAACCGGAGAGGATCGATACCGGTGGAGACTGATACCAGCGGAAATTGACAGCGGCAACAATATAGAAAATATGGAGTTGACAGAACATGAGTGACAGAATCAACAGAGATGATATGATGGAGCTGACCAGACGGCTGACTCTTTCCCGCAATTCCATCGGAAGGATCGCGGGCTGTTATGTGGACAGGGACGGAGATTTTGATGGGAGTTTTAATACGAATTTTCTGAAATTATCAGCACAGGAGCGGATGAAGAAGCTGAAGCTGGCCAAGGCGGTTTTATTTGCGGAGACCAATCAGAATCTGAAGAAATATGGATTTTCAGAAAATACACGGAAGCCGGGCAGCATGTGGCAGTTGCTCATGGGGATGCGGGAGTGCGGGCTGAAAAATGATGCCCTGATGGACACCTTCTATGATATTATAATGGAAAAATATCGGGCGGATTCGGAGTATGCCATTTTAGTATACCATGGCAGCTATGACGTCCCCCTGAAGGCTTCCGACAAGGAGAGCCTGTGGGATTCGGAGGAGGTGTATACCTATATGATCTGCGCCATCTGCCCGTTATCAGGGGAATATGAGCCGGGAGAGCCCACATGCGGTTTTCTGTTTCCGGCATTCACGGATCGGAGCAGCGATGTGAATCATATTGCGGTATTTAAAGAAGGCGCAGACAACTCCTGTATGGAATTGCTGGAGATCTTGGGAGTTGACAGGAAGCCATCCGGAAATGTGTGAATAGAAGACGGATATGAAGGAGGAAATGTGGAGATGGGAGAGCTTTCAGGATTGCCGAATATTGGAAAAGTAGTAGAAGAACAGCTGAACCAGGTGGGAATCCATACGTTTGAAGACTTAAAAGAGCTGGGAGCGGAACAGGCGTGGTTAAAGATCCAGGAGATTGACGATTCTGCCTGTATCCACCGGCTTTTGGCGCTGGAAGGCGCGCTTAAGGGGGTTAAGAAGACGATGCTGCCGGAAGACAGGAAAGCAGAGCTGAAGGAATTTTATAAGTGGCACAAGAAATAGGTTAGAGGAGAACTGGAGTGAAATTAAAAAATATACTGATCGTGGTAAATGACATGGAGCGGTCAAAGGCTTTCTATAAAGATCTGTTCGGTTTAGATGTCATTCTGGACCAGGAGGGCAATGCCATATTATCGGAGGGGCTGGTACTTCAGGACGCCTCCGCATGGGAGCATGTTCTTGGAAAGGAGATCATTTCGAGGAACCATGCGGCGGAGCTTTACTTTGAAGAACCGGACATCGTGGGATTTGCAGCAAAGCTGGAGAATTATAAAGAGCCGATCCAGTATGTGAACCGGCTGACGGAGCACACATGGGGGCAGAAGATGATCCGCCTTTACGATCCGGATGGGAATCTGATCGAGGTGCGGACACCTGTGTGACCAGAAGGAATCATTCAGGGAGGCAGATGATGAAGTACGGTCATATCATTGTCATATTATCAGCAGTTGTAACGGCGGCGGGCTTTGGAATCACGGGCTGTCATATGATACCGCAAACTACAGCGTCAGAAAGCACGCAGGAGAGTGCAGCTGAAAGTAAGGTTACAGTCCGGCAGGGGGACAAAAGTATATGTCCATATGAAATTGTTGTATCTGCCATGACCTATGAAAAGAGCGCTAAGGCATGGCTCAGCGCAGATGGCGCGAGGCTTTCTCATCAGCTTCCCCAGGTGGCGGATCAGCTGCCGGATATCCAGTGGAAGGATGACTTTTCTGTGGATCTACCAGATGATGTTTCACTTTATTATATAGATCTGTTTGATCGTGAGTATGGGAGCCTGGAGCGCATCTATCCTGACGGGGAGAAAGATGGCGGGGATCAAATGGTAAATTCCATGGCAGGTTTTATGGAGTATGTATCAGAACTTCCCTCAGGCGCCTACTATATTTCTATTGCGGTCAATCGAAATGGCCGGTATGTAGAGTCAGAGGGAGAGTACGAACGGTTTGTGAACGAGTATGCATTTCGGCTGGAGAAATAACAGCAGATTTGAGACAGCGGTTATGGAATGCGGCAGGTGACACTATGGGAAAACAAAATTCTTTTTTTTACGTGCGCATAGAACGGGCAGATGAAATGCCTGTGGGAATGTGGAAACTGGTATTTCAAACGATGTTCAGCAGAAAAATATGGTTCAGCAAAAGCTCCTGGAAGGTCTGGGCCATATGGGCGTTTCTGTCGCTGTGGCTGTTGTCTTCCATGTCACGGTGGCTCCCGCATTTTGAACATATGCTGCCCCGGTTATTGGTCTGGGTGGCGGCCACTGCAGTATTGATGGCTGCGGCTATAGCCGCCGTTGCATTGTTGTGTATCTTTTATCTGAAACATTCCTGGAATGACCCTGAAAAAAGAACGCAGTTTTGTCAGGATATATGGTTTTACGAAGATCATATTCTGGTGGAAAAAACTTCCTGTACCGTAGAGATCCCCTGCGTAGAAATTGCAGATATCAAAGAACAGGAAAATCAGTTTATTCTGCAAATGAATAATGGAAACACTATGATCCTTCCTAAGAAAAGTTTTTTAGAAGGGAATCCGTCAGAATTTTGTGCTTTTATGCAGAAGTCGGTCAGGCTGGCTAAAGAAGCTGCAGGAAGCCAGAGAGTCATCCCCCTATCCTCAAACGGGATGGCTGCCGCATTTACGATTTGCCGCCATAGGTCGATGGAAGGGGCGTATGCTGCAAAACTGTGTGAAACTTGGAGCAATGGGGGAAATAAAGACAGAAGCTGGATCTGGAAAGAGTTCCTGTTTCCGTTTGGAGCGACAACGATCATTCTGATCTGGGTGCTGTTTGTGCAGCAGTCAGGAGCTGTTTGGCATATGGTATTTCCATACTTCCTGTTGACGGAAGGTATCCTGTTTGTCCTGTGCCTGGGATTTACCGGCTGGGGCAACAGAAAGCGAGCTATTCGGAAAAAGCTGAAAAGGGAAGTCCGAAGGGACTGGAATAAGCAGCGGAGGGAAGCCTGTGAGGAGGCATGGGAGTTTCGTTTTTATGATACCTGTTTTAAAAAGTGCATGCAGGGAGGCTCGATCACCTATGGCTATGAAAATATCAGGAGGCTCGTTCTCTGCGGGCAGTATCTGCTGTTTTTGATGGAGCGCCCGGAAGGGACTGCCTATGTCCTGGATTTTGATATGAGAGAGGTGGCCATTCCAGAACAGTTCTGTATGTTTATCCAGGAGAGATGCGGCAGGAAGATAGAAGAAGACAACTATGGAGAGAGATGGAAATGATTGTATATAAGAGACTGAAAAGCCAGGATATCACCCGTTCCCTGTTTGACGGATTTATCAGGACCCAGAAGGTGACAAAGTGCTGGCGCCGGGAACACGGAGAGTGGGTGATCCGGGACGCCGCATTTGTGGACGACTGGGGAGAAGCGGAATACAAAGAGCTGATCCGGTGTCTGCAAAACACAGCTGAGACAGGAGGACTGGTTATGGGGGCATTTTTTGGTCAGCGCCTTGCAGGGTTTGTTTCTGTGGAACAGGCGCCGCTTGGCAGCCGGGGGCAGTATATGGACTTGTCAAGTATCCATGTATCCCATGATATGCGAGGGCATGGGATAGGAAAGAAGCTGTTTTCCATGGCTGCGGATTTTGCCAGGGAAAATGGCAGGGAAAAGATTTATATATCCGGTCACTCCGCAGTGGAAACCCAGGCATTTTACCAAAGCCTGGGCTGTGTAGAGGCAAAAGAGTATGATCCGGCGCATGTAAAGCGGGAACCTTTCGACTGTCAGTTGGAGTATGATGTCACGGCGAGGTGACTGCAGATCGGATCAGGATACAGGTCGGGGAGGATCGTTTTGGACAGAGATTTGATATATGCCATTGTTATACTTTGGATCATCCTGTTGTATGCAGGGATCAGCTCTTACATCAAAGGAAAGTCAAAAATAACGGAAATGGATTCGAGATGTACAAGGCGGACCATGGGTACGATCCGTTATCTGTCAAAGGGACTTTGTTTTGATGGGATTGGGAATATCAATACAAGGGGGCCGGCGAAGGAGTACGGGCTAAAGTATTCGGTGCTCCGGTACATGGTGTACGAGTTTTCCGTGGAGGGTGATACTTTCAGCGGGATTGACGCCAGGGTCCCATTTTCCATATTTTCGGCTGGAAAACCTGGTGAAGAGGTTGAACTTTACTATAATGAGAATAAACCGGAGGAGTTCATCTGCCATAAAGAAGATGTCAATGTCAGATATGGCGGGATGATATCAGCTGCGTTTATAGCGGCATGTATTACCATTTTCATATGTGTTACGTCTGTCTGGGGCTGAATGTTTTCTCCTATGATGTTTGGACAGCCTATAGGCCGGAAGTCCGCTGCGGACTTCCGGCTTTTTAAATGTGTTACGGATTCAGTTCTCCGATCCCGGACACGCCCACATAAATATGGGAGATCTTATACCAGGTTGCAAAGTCGATCACGCCTGTCTGAGGCAGTCCGAAGATGGACTGGAATTCGCTCACGGCAGCGGCGGTAGCCGGGCCGTAGATTCCGTCCGGCGTTACCCGCGGGATTGCGGAATAGACGGTTGCGATGGCGTCAAGCTGTTCCTGGACCTGTTGGACTTTTTGTCCGGTGGAGCCGATGGTCAGGTCATATCCGGGCCAGGAGGCGGGGATTCCGGAGATTTCCTCGGCTGTGTTGATGTACATGCTGTCGCCGTAGTAATGCCGCAGGATCTCAATGGGGCTGTAGCCGCGCTCGCCCAAAGAGCAGGAACCCCACTGGGTCATCCATCCCCGGTTTAAGCACTGTACCTTCCGGCCGTCACAGTATTGGGTGAGGATCGGCTGTTTGACCTCCGGGCGGGACAGATAGTTGTCGAAGATCTCATCTACGATCACAGAAATACTCTCAAAAATATTTCGGCCATAGATCCACTTGTGGTCAAAAGCGGTGGAAGAGGTGATGGTAAAATCATATCCCCGGTTCCGGTAGTGTTCTGTATAAACACGATTTAAAGTAAAGCTCATGATCGCAAGCACATTCGCAGTGATCGTGGCCTGAGGCCAGGTGGCATAGATCTCACTGGAAGCCACGTTTTTGATGTAATCCCGGTAGGGCACATAATAATTGGGGGCGGAGGCATCCGTTGGAACCCCATCGTGTACAATGACAGTCTGCGGGACTACAACACGGCTCAAGACAATCTCGCCGCTCTCCCCGACCGGCTGGATCTCCGGTTCTGCGATCTTGGGCGGATAGTCGCCGTAGAGGGTGTGTTCCGGAATGATGATCGGATTTTCCACTGCCTCCGGGTCGTCTTCCGGCTCTAAGCGCACAGGCTGGATGGCGGTGGCATCAGGCAGAACCTCAGTGCCCTCGATCAATGTTGGCTTAAAACCAGGCGCGGTGATGCGCAGGGTATAGTCTGAATAAGGCTGATTGCTGCCAGGTTCCAGGCTGTATTCAAGCGGCGGAGCGGCAAGCTCGATGTCCTCTGACTGCCCGGAGCTGTTGGTAGTCAGTTCCTCAAGCGTATTTGTGGGAGCGCCGGAGTAGGAGATAGAGATCCTTGCATCCCGAATGGGGAAATTATTGACCATATTTACTACATTTACCTGTAGAAAACCGCTGGACGGAAGCTCTGTGGCGGTGGCTCTCATATCTTTTTTCATAGAAATCCTCAAAGTTTGTGATTACTATTAATATATTTGTTTTGTGGAACAATGTGCCTGGAGATATGAATTTTTATAATAAATCTTTTCCATTATGCTTGAGTTTCCACATTATCAGGTTGCATCTGTGAAAATTATATGATATTCTATACCCACATTGATATTTCAGATATCGATAAAACTCTTATTTAGTCACAAAGATATGAATCAGGCGGATCGCCGGATAATCACAGACAGGGAAAGCAGTGGAGGGGATGGTCTTGTATTTCACGGTAAATTCTATTACAATATCCATATATGGGCAATGTATTCTCCCGGAAGCTGCTGGGGGAGGGGGAATGGCGGGGAGCGCGGGAACTGTACGAATTGATGGATTATGAGGCTCTTCCGGAGCCGGTGAAGCAGATGCTCAACAACTACAGGATCTATGTGCTGGATGTGCGGAGGTTTAAAGAGATAGAACGGTTCCGGACCGACCTGCGGGAGCTGTTTACCTTTTTGCAGAATATAAAAGACAAGAACTCAATGGAGCAGATTGTGCAGAACGATAATTTTTTAAGTTTAGATGAGGATACCTATGAGGCTATGGCGGCCCTGGGAGATATCCCGGACTTTGAAACCATGAAGGACAAGCTTAGGATTGAGGGAGGGAAGATCAATATGTGCAGAGCATTTGAGGAACTGATGGAGAGCAAGTGGCTGGCGGGACGGGAAGACGGCATAGAAGTGGGAAAGTCTGAAGGCAGGACAGAAGGCGCTTTTCTTCAGGCGGAAAAAACGGCTTATAACATGTTCCGGCGAGGATTTTCCGTGGAGGATGTGTCGGTCATCTGTGAACTGGATCATAAAAAGGTCTCTGAACTGTTTGAGAAATGGAAGGGAAAGAATCGGAAATAGAAACCTGATAAACGAATGAGAAATGCTTTCGTTGGAGACCATCTTACTGGGGAAATGCTCGAGCCTGGCGGCTCAATGATTCCGGCATCAGGCCGGACCGTCAGTCTTCATTTCATGCCGGAACAATTAATAAAAAAACTTCTTGAAAAATAAATCGAAATCATGTATAATCTTATCAATTTGGGCTTAGACACGAAAACGCCCGATGGAAGACATGTTTTGTCGAAAGAGAAGCATGATGCAGCTATAAAGTTTTGACTCAGAAAGGACAGGTACCCCAATATATGAAAGCATTTCTCATTCTGGAAGACGGCACCGTATTTGAAGGAACGAGTATCGGTTCCGCAAGGGAAGTTATCAGCGAAATCGTATTCAATACATCCATGACCGGTTACTTAGAGGTCCTTACCGACCCTTCCTATGCAGGACAGGCAGTGGTGATGACATATCCGCTTATTGGCAACTACGGCATCTGTTATGAAGACATGGAATCAGAAAGACCGTGGCCGGATGGCTACATTGTTCGTGAATTATCTCGGATCCCCAGCAATTTCCGAAGTGAGGATACCATTCAGAATTTCTTGGAAAAACATGATATTCCCGGTATCAGTGGTATCGATACAAGAGCCCTTACAAAAATATTGAGAGAAAAAGGCACAATGAACGGCATGATCACGACAAACGAGTATGCTGATCTTGCAGAGCCTTTAAGCCGGATGAAGGCTTATACCGTAAAGGGCGTGGTAAAGGCGACCTCCTGTAAGGAAACCTGTGTGTTAAAGCCTGCGGCAGAGTTTGAAAAGCCGGTAAAGAGAGTGGCGCTTCTGGATCTGGGGGCTAAGAAAAATATCGCCCGCTCTTTGTGTGAGCGAGGCTGTGAAGTGACGGTTTATCCCTGCGATACCACCGCGGAGGAGATCCTGGGAGCAGACCCGGACGGCATTATGCTGTCCAACGGCCCTGGGGACCCCAAAGAGAATGTTAAGATCATAGAAGAGATCCGCAAACTGTATCAGTCAGATGTCCCGATCTTTGCGATCTGTCTGGGACATCAGCTTATGGCGCTGGCTACTGGCGCAGATACCTTCAAGCTGAAATACGGTCATCGCGGTGGCAATCATCCGGTGAAGGATTTAGAGACCGGACGAGCCTACATTTCCTCTCAGAACCACGGCTATGCGGTGGATCCAGAAAGCCTGGATGAGAAGGTGGCGGTGCCTGCGTTTGTAAATGTCAATGACGGCACCAACGAGGGCCTTAAGTATATCGGCAAGAATATATTTACCGTGCAGTATCACCCGGAAGCCTGTCCGGGACCGCAGGATTCTGCGTACCTGTTTGACCGGTTTTTAAACATGATGGGAGGGAATGAATAATGCCAAAAAATCCTGAGATAAAAAAAGTTCTGGTGCTGGGTTCCGGCCCGATCATCATCGGACAGGCCGCGGAGTTTGACTATGCGGGCACCCAGGCCTGCCGTTCTCTGAAAGAGGAGGGCATCGAGGTAGTGCTTCTTAATTCTAACCCGGCTACCATCATGACCGACAAGGATATTGCAGACCGGGTGTATATCGAGCCTCTGACCGTGGAGGTTGTGGAGCAGCTGATCAAAAAGGAGAAGCCGGACAGCGTCCTTCCGACCCTGGGCGGACAGGCGGGCT
This portion of the Clostridium sp. AN503 genome encodes:
- a CDS encoding chromate transporter; amino-acid sequence: MIYISLFLAFFKIGMFAFGGAYGAVPLIQESVLAHGWMDEAMFSNIVAISESTPGPIMVNTATYIGNSQAGIPGAAVATLGVVLPSFLIILVITSMLHGFLKNRIVQAVLKGVKPCLMGIILATGVFMVIKAVFPAVGIPSVDWKACAIVIFLAAAAGVSRCVSRREISPVLLIVFAGVLGTLLY
- a CDS encoding EamA family transporter, which produces MWILFALLSAIFAALTSILAKVGIEGVNSNLATAVRTVVVVIMAWGMVFLTNTQSGISEISKKSWIFLILSGLATGASWMCYYRALQMGDASKVVPIDKLSVIITLVLAFVFLHEEFTAKSLIGCVLIGVGTLVMVL
- a CDS encoding DUF4317 family protein, with translation MSDRINRDDMMELTRRLTLSRNSIGRIAGCYVDRDGDFDGSFNTNFLKLSAQERMKKLKLAKAVLFAETNQNLKKYGFSENTRKPGSMWQLLMGMRECGLKNDALMDTFYDIIMEKYRADSEYAILVYHGSYDVPLKASDKESLWDSEEVYTYMICAICPLSGEYEPGEPTCGFLFPAFTDRSSDVNHIAVFKEGADNSCMELLEILGVDRKPSGNV
- a CDS encoding TfoX/Sxy family protein yields the protein MGELSGLPNIGKVVEEQLNQVGIHTFEDLKELGAEQAWLKIQEIDDSACIHRLLALEGALKGVKKTMLPEDRKAELKEFYKWHKK
- a CDS encoding VOC family protein; translation: MKLKNILIVVNDMERSKAFYKDLFGLDVILDQEGNAILSEGLVLQDASAWEHVLGKEIISRNHAAELYFEEPDIVGFAAKLENYKEPIQYVNRLTEHTWGQKMIRLYDPDGNLIEVRTPV
- a CDS encoding YcxB family protein, whose product is MGKQNSFFYVRIERADEMPVGMWKLVFQTMFSRKIWFSKSSWKVWAIWAFLSLWLLSSMSRWLPHFEHMLPRLLVWVAATAVLMAAAIAAVALLCIFYLKHSWNDPEKRTQFCQDIWFYEDHILVEKTSCTVEIPCVEIADIKEQENQFILQMNNGNTMILPKKSFLEGNPSEFCAFMQKSVRLAKEAAGSQRVIPLSSNGMAAAFTICRHRSMEGAYAAKLCETWSNGGNKDRSWIWKEFLFPFGATTIILIWVLFVQQSGAVWHMVFPYFLLTEGILFVLCLGFTGWGNRKRAIRKKLKREVRRDWNKQRREACEEAWEFRFYDTCFKKCMQGGSITYGYENIRRLVLCGQYLLFLMERPEGTAYVLDFDMREVAIPEQFCMFIQERCGRKIEEDNYGERWK
- a CDS encoding GNAT family N-acetyltransferase produces the protein MIVYKRLKSQDITRSLFDGFIRTQKVTKCWRREHGEWVIRDAAFVDDWGEAEYKELIRCLQNTAETGGLVMGAFFGQRLAGFVSVEQAPLGSRGQYMDLSSIHVSHDMRGHGIGKKLFSMAADFARENGREKIYISGHSAVETQAFYQSLGCVEAKEYDPAHVKREPFDCQLEYDVTAR
- a CDS encoding DUF3592 domain-containing protein, whose amino-acid sequence is MDRDLIYAIVILWIILLYAGISSYIKGKSKITEMDSRCTRRTMGTIRYLSKGLCFDGIGNINTRGPAKEYGLKYSVLRYMVYEFSVEGDTFSGIDARVPFSIFSAGKPGEEVELYYNENKPEEFICHKEDVNVRYGGMISAAFIAACITIFICVTSVWG
- a CDS encoding peptidoglycan-binding protein: MKKDMRATATELPSSGFLQVNVVNMVNNFPIRDARISISYSGAPTNTLEELTTNSSGQSEDIELAAPPLEYSLEPGSNQPYSDYTLRITAPGFKPTLIEGTEVLPDATAIQPVRLEPEDDPEAVENPIIIPEHTLYGDYPPKIAEPEIQPVGESGEIVLSRVVVPQTVIVHDGVPTDASAPNYYVPYRDYIKNVASSEIYATWPQATITANVLAIMSFTLNRVYTEHYRNRGYDFTITSSTAFDHKWIYGRNIFESISVIVDEIFDNYLSRPEVKQPILTQYCDGRKVQCLNRGWMTQWGSCSLGERGYSPIEILRHYYGDSMYINTAEEISGIPASWPGYDLTIGSTGQKVQQVQEQLDAIATVYSAIPRVTPDGIYGPATAAAVSEFQSIFGLPQTGVIDFATWYKISHIYVGVSGIGELNP
- a CDS encoding carbamoyl phosphate synthase small subunit, giving the protein MKAFLILEDGTVFEGTSIGSAREVISEIVFNTSMTGYLEVLTDPSYAGQAVVMTYPLIGNYGICYEDMESERPWPDGYIVRELSRIPSNFRSEDTIQNFLEKHDIPGISGIDTRALTKILREKGTMNGMITTNEYADLAEPLSRMKAYTVKGVVKATSCKETCVLKPAAEFEKPVKRVALLDLGAKKNIARSLCERGCEVTVYPCDTTAEEILGADPDGIMLSNGPGDPKENVKIIEEIRKLYQSDVPIFAICLGHQLMALATGADTFKLKYGHRGGNHPVKDLETGRAYISSQNHGYAVDPESLDEKVAVPAFVNVNDGTNEGLKYIGKNIFTVQYHPEACPGPQDSAYLFDRFLNMMGGNE